From a single Centropristis striata isolate RG_2023a ecotype Rhode Island chromosome 14, C.striata_1.0, whole genome shotgun sequence genomic region:
- the cct3 gene encoding T-complex protein 1 subunit gamma yields the protein MMGQQVLVLNQNIKRESGRKVQTGNINAAKTIADVIRTCLGPRAMMKMLLDPMGGIVMTNDGNAILREIQVQHPAAKSMIEISRTQDEEVGDGTTSVIILAGEMLSVAEQFLEQQMHPTVIISAYRQALEDMLDTLKDISTPVDTADRSMMLKIVHSAINTKALSRWSELACSIALDAVRTVELDENGRKEIDIKKYAKVEKVPGGIIEDSCVLRGVMVNKDVTHPRMRRLIRAPRIVLLDCSLEYKKGESQTDIEISREEDFARILQMEEEYIQQICEDIIRLKPDLLFTEKGISDLAQHYLMKANITAIRRVRKTDNNRIARACGARIVSRTDELREEDMGTGAGLFEVKKIGDEYFTFVTECKDPKACTILLRGASKEILAEVERNLQDAMQVCRNVLLDPFLLPGGGAIEMAVSKRLMERSRALTSIEQWPYRAVAQALEVIPRTLIQNCGASTIRVLTSLRAKHTQEDSVSWGVDGETGCLSDMSSLGIWEPLAVKAQTYKTAVETAILLLRIDDIVSGHKKKDKDEQMGGQGAE from the exons ATGATGGGACAGCAGGTTCTAGTGCTCA ATCAGAACATCAAGAGAGAGTCGGGACGCAAAGTCCAGACAGGAAACATCAACGCTGCTaag accaTTGCAGATGTGATCAGGACGTGTCTCGGCCCGCGGGCCATGATGAAG atGCTGCTGGACCCCATGGGAGGCATCGTGATGACCAACGATGGGAACGCCATCCTCAGagag ATCCAGGTCCAGCATCCCGCCGCCAAGTCCATGATCGAGATCAGCCGCACGCAGGACGAAGAGGTCGGAGACGGGACCACGTCAGTCATCATCCTCG CGGGGGAGATGCTGTCTGTGGCGGAGCAGTTCCTGGAGCAGCAGATGCACCCGACGGTGATCATCAGCGCCTACAGACAGGCTCTGGAGGACATGCTGGACACGCTCAAGGACATcag CACGCCGGTGGACACGGCGGACCGCTCCATGATGCTGAAGATCGTCCACTCGGCCATCAACACCAAAGCTCTGAGCCGCTGGTCGGAGCTCGCCTGCAGCATCGCGCTGGACGCCGTCCGCACCGTGGAGCTGGACGAGAACGGCCGCAAGGAGATCGACATCAAGAAGTACGCCAAGGTGGAGAAG GTTCCCGGGGGGATCATCGAGGACTCGTGCGTGCTGAGAGGCGTGATGGTGAATAAGGACGTGACTCACCCCAGGATGCGGCGTCTGATCCGGGCGCCGCGGATCGTGCTGCTGGACTGTTCTCTGGAGTATAAGAAGGGCGAGAGCCAGACGGACATCGAGATCAGCAGGGAGGAGGACTTCGCCAGGATCCTGCAGATGGAGGAGGAGTACATCCAGCAGATCTGTGAGGACATCATCCGCCTGAAACCAGACCTGCTGTTCACTGAGAAGGGCAtctcag ATCTGGCTCAGCATTACCTGATGAAGGCCAACATCACCGCCATCCGCCGCGTCAGGAAGACAGACAACAACCGCATCGCCAg GGCGTGCGGCGCCCGCATCGTGAGCCGTACCGACGAGCTGCGTGAGGAGGACATGGGGACGGGGGCGGGGCTCTTCGAGGTGAAGAAGATCGGAGACGAGTATTTCACCTTCGTCACCGAGTGCAAAGACCCCAAAGCCTGCACCATCCTGCTGCGCGGCGCCAGCAAGGAGATCCTCGCC GAGGTGGAGCGGAACCTGCAGGACGCCATGCAGGTGTGCCGTAACGTGCTGCTGGACCCCTTCCTGCTGCCCGGCGGCGGCGCCATCGAGATGGCTGTGTCTAAGCGCCTGATGGAGCGCTCCCGCGCCCTGACCAGCATCGAACAGTGGCCGTACCGCGCCGTGGCCCAGGCCCTGGAGGTCATCCCCCGGACCCTGATCCAGAACTGTGGAGCGTCCACCATCAGAGTGCTGACGTCACTGAGG GCCAAACACACCCAGGAGGACAGTGTGAGTTGGGGCGTGGATGGTGAGACAGGCTGTCTGTCTGACATGTCGTCTCTGGGGATCTGGGAGCCGCTCGCCGTCAAAGCTCAGACCTACAAGACCGCCGTGGAG acGGCGATCCTGTTGCTGCGTATCGATGACATCGTTTCTGGTCACaagaagaaagacaaagatGAGCAGATGGGAGGACAGGGAGCAGagtga
- the LOC131985492 gene encoding protein disulfide-isomerase A3-like, whose product MFPALLALLAALPAALCTRRDVLELGDADFDYLAAEHETMLVKFYAPWCGHCKKLSPEFEKAASRLKGAVQLAKVDCTSHLETCSRFGVSGYPTLKIFRNGRDSAPYDGPRTAEGIYQVMRKQTGPDSVYLETRDHLQNFIDQYDASIVGVFSGADSSHLSEFLRAAGLLREQFRFAHSLDLKLADKYTKSSESSECVLLFRPLRLANKFEDDVVVFRDQLTIGSLRRFIRDHLYGLCPVMTMENRDRLRVRDLLTAFYDLDFHHNPRGSNYWRNRVMKVASQFSGRGLAFSVANKKDFLSELEEDFGLSDGGELPVVTIRTRLGHKFTMREEFTRDGSSLQRFLEDYFTGRLKRFIKSEPIPERNSAAVKVVVAESFDEVVNDPDKDVLIQFYSQSCPHCKKLEPVYRELAATLSSDPHIVIAKMNAAENDVPLGYDVQGYPTIYFTPVGRKDEPIRYEGGRELRDFLKFLRSEASHRLVVGGSRDEL is encoded by the exons ATGTTTCCCGCCCTGCTCGCGCTCCTGGCCGCGCTCCCCGCCGCGCTGTGCACGCGCAGAGACGTGCTCGAGCTCGGGGACGCGGACTTCGATTACCTGGCGGCCGAGCACGAGACCATGCTGGTCAAATTCTACGCTCCATG gTGTGGACACTGTAAGAAGTTGTCTCCAGAGTTTGAGAAAGCAGCGAGTCGACTGAAGGGGGCGGTCCAGCTGGCCaag gTGGACTGTACGTCCCACCTGGAGACGTGTTCTCGGTTCGGGGTGTCGGGTTACCCGACCTTGAAGATCTTCAGGAATGGCAGAGACTCCGCCCCCTACGACGGACCCCGCACCGCAG aggggaTCTACCAGGTGATGAGGAAGCAGACTGGTCCTGACTCGGTTTACCTGGAGACCAGGGACCACCTGCAGAACTTCATCGACCAATACGACGCCAGCATCGTCG gtgtgttcTCAGGTGCAGACAGCTCTCACCTGTCAGAGTTCCTGAGAGCTGCTGGTTTGCTGAGGGAACAGTTCAGGTTCGCTCACAGTCTCGACCTGAAGCTCGCCGACAAGTACACCAAGTCCTCCGAGTCCTCCGA GTGCGTGCTGCTGTTCCGTCCGCTCCGATTGGCCAATAAGTTTGAAGATGACGTCGTGGTGTTCAGAGATCAGCTGACCATCGGATCCCTGAGACGCTTCATCAGAGATCACCT GTACGGTCTGTGTCCTGTCATGACGATGGAGAACAGAGATCGTCTGAGAGTTCGTGACCTGCTGACGGCGTTCTACGACCTCGACTTCCATCACAACCCCCGAGGGTCCAACTACTGGAGGAACAG GGTGATGAAGGTGGCGTCTCAGTTTTCTGGGCGGGGCCTGGCGTTCTCAGTAGCCAATAAGAAGGACTTCCTGTCTGAGCTGGAGGAGGACTTCGGCCTATCAGACGGAGGAGAGCTGCCCGTCGTCACCATCAGGACCCGCCTCGGACACAAGTTCACCATGAGGGAGGAGTTCAC gagggaCGGTTCTTCTCTTCAGAGGTTTCTTGAAGATTACTTCACAGGTCGACTGAAACGTTTCATTAAGTCTGAACCGATACCTGAGAGAAACTCCGCCGCTGTCAAG GTGGTGGTTGCGGAGTCCTTCGATGAGGTGGTCAATGATCCAGATAAAGACGTTCTGATCCAGTTCTACTCTCAGTCCTGTCCTCACTGCAAGAAGCTGGAGCCGGTCTACAGGGAGCTGGCTGCcacg ctgagCTCTGATCCTCACATCGTCATCGCCAAGATGAACGCCGCTGAGAACGACGTGCCGCTGGGATACGACGTGCAGGG GTACCCCACCATCTACTTCACACCTGTGGGCCGCAAGGACGAGCCAATCAGATACGAG GGCGGTCGGGAGCTCAGAGACTTCCTGAAGTTCCTGCGCAGCGAGGCGAGTCACCGTCTGGTGGTCGGCGGCTCCAGGGACGAACTCTGA
- the gon4la gene encoding GON-4-like protein yields MSAVRKRLRLSSPSRRQAAAARRPPPRPQDAAAGGGATAGGGATEEEEEEFLLVEEDTTDSSLIITMDDSQLKAARRRAPRKRRSRKEEEEEERGGASESEEGEGGLQIDRQLDQSLETKSKQHNLTTVNVRNIIHEVITNEHVVAMMKAAINETEAVPPFEPKMTRSKLKEVVEKGGVIPAWNISPIKKTSDVRKAPQFVDIPLADEDSSDEEYRPDEEEEDETAEDTFQESDLESSASSPRGRLRVEEDSCSPWQTSRSRSRRLGARSVSMGPPPPPKAPPPKAVTDSTFLEKLHAVEEELAVCMEPFQPLSESEDETGLMAYRTRSKRPLRDVPLGRLEAELRAPDITPDMYDSSSAHEDRDWTDWLRGLMTSEMDNEEECDDEDDPEYNFLADIDEPDVEDYRDDKAVRITKKEVNELMEELFETLKEDLAGQEVEDEGHEEEEEPVQTHTPPEPHHSGAADDEPEDRPIRELRTVKQQLELIRRRHTHTPTNTHTLTNTHTLTNTHTHTLTNTHTHSAEPHTLRLNTQQRTRLRQQLEQHVQLLTQIHLLSSHVVKLQSEAETTKQFLFELDLLAQSGELMMSSGRPGFSSVFRASNLRGALQLLEELQRDPLNLQTRLRPRDARGHMRCHPVLPAELSWIFSTRPVFLYPELLPCASLDPDLYCPRRTAAFTAAEDCLLVLGLRNMEGSSDPTKLVSQFVLRKTLVQVRRRILQCCRPGVPDNIVKAFRYQRLLRPMMVTCRPLHPPEPRPPLERDETTMPPWLQRSLPVIYSSIREYNRLPGSAPEAPPPHRSGGSVLGSAPEAPPPHRSGGSVLGSAPEAPPPHRSGGSVLGSAPCKAYSFPAGGRYPPRLPAGLAFRRLGFVALQQPRPPPPGSAPLPSPQSGSAPLLRRLLLTRTDSPADITTSSSVSTTTRERIRRHYQSLAGLRRRGRDQGPAPSPGEGDDVIRTNEEEEVEEESEVVLALSESDPEEAEPEQEVTLTPSRAEEEEDGSSSEDGEDAAFAEDYLLRVCDGVAASAGVPEQLLQVLDQTAALGAELLYDGLSGVLRPWPQLLRDFAAFLNRRQAERCGLLEEQQLFERSRRFLRRLGRSLGLGSAPYQQVVSVLQGSSAPSPQDQDRISSLLRCHGDLHREFWEFSQQLHGSTETHRVSQNPPDGDRKRAELREAELREAELRGAEPERPVGAKNISMTSNGEKVVVWTREADRAILTACQQRGANRRTFRQVSAQLGNKTAQQVSLRFHDLINLFRQSTSCSSTDQPIS; encoded by the exons ATGAGCGCCGTCCGTAAACGTCTCAGACTCAGCAGCCCGTCCAGACGGCAGGCCGCCGCCGCCCGCAGGCCGCCGCCACGCCCCCAGGATGCTGCcgcagggggcggggctaccgcagggggcggggctacagaggaggaggaggaggagttccTGCTGGTGGAGGAAGACACGACGGACTCCAGCCTCATCATCACCATgg ATGACAGTCAGCTGAAGGCGGCGAGGAGGAGAGCTCCacggaagaggaggagcaggaaggaggaggaggaggaggagaggggcgGGGCCTCAGAGagtgaggagggggagggggggctgcAGATTGACAGGCAGCTGGACCAATCACTGGAGACCAAGTCCAAGCAGCACAACCTGACCACGGTCAACGTCCGCAACATCATCCAC GAAGTGATCACTAACGAACACGTGGTGGCCATGATGAAAGCCGCCATCAACGAGACGGAGGCGGTCCCTCCGTTT GAGCCGAAAATGACTCGATCCAAGTTGAAAGAGGTCGTAGAGAAAGGAGGG gtgaTTCCAGCCTGGAATATTTCTCCGATCAAGAAGACGAGTGACGTCAGGAAG GCTCCTCAGTTTGTGGACATCCCTTTGGCTGATGAAGACTCCTCTGATGAAGAGTACCGCccagatgaggaagaggaggatgagaccGCTGAAGAT acgtTCCAGGAGAGTGACCTGGAGAGCAGCGCCTCGTCTCCTCGAGGCCGTCTGAGGGTGGAGGAGGACAGCTGCAGCCCCTGGCAG acaTCCCGGAGCCGCTCCAGGCGTTTGGGGGCGAGATCTGTCTCTATGGGACCGCCCCCTCCCCCcaaagccccgcccccaaaagCAGTGACTGACAGCACCTTCCTGGAGAAACTCCACGCCGTGGAGGAGGAGCTCGCCGTGTGCATGGAGCCCTTTCAG CCTCTGTCCGAGTCGGAGGACGAGACGGGTCTGATGGCGTACCGGACGCGGTCCAAGCGTCCTCTACGGGACGTCCCGCTGGGCCGGCTGGAGGCGGAGCTCCGAGCTCCTGACATCACTCCTGACATGTATGACTCAAGCTCCGCCCACGAGGACAGGGACTGGACTGATTGGCTGAGAGGCCTGATGACATCAGAGATGGACAacgaag AGGAgtgtgatgatgaagatgaccCGGAGTATAACTTCCTGGCTGACATCGATGAACCTGATGTTGAGGATTACCGTGACGACAAGGCTGTCCGCATCACca agaagGAGGTGAACGAGCTGATGGAGGAGCTGTTTGAGACG CTGAAGGAGGACCTGGCGGGACAGGAAGTGGAAGATGAAGGtcatgaggaagaggaggagcctgttcaaacacacacacctccagagCCACACCACAG CGGCGCGGCCGATGACGAGCCGGAGGAccgaccaatcagagagctGCGTACAGTGAagcagcagctggagctgaTCAGgagacgacacacacacacaccgaccaacacacacacactgactaacacacacactctgaccaacacacacacacacacactgaccaacacacacacacacagcgccgAGCCACACACACTGAGGCTGAACACACAACAGAGGACCCGCCTGAGACAACAGCTggagcag CACGTCCAGCTGCTGACTCAGATCCACCTGCTGAGTTCACATGTGGTCAAACTGCAGAGTGAGGCGGAGACCACCAAGCAGTTcctg TTCGAGCTGGACCTGCTGGCTCAGAGCGGCgagctgatgatgtcatcagggcgTCCTGGCTTCAGCAGCGTGTTCAGAGCGTCCAACCTGCGGGGGGCgctgcagctgctggaggagctgcagagggACCCCCTCAACCTCCAGACCAGGCTCCGCCCACGGGACGCCCGCGGCCACA tgCGCTGTCACCCCGTCCTTCCTGCTGAGCTCTCGTGGATCTTCTCCACTCGTCCGGTCTTCCTCTACCCGGAGCTGCTGCCGTGTGCCAGTCTGGACCCAGACCTGTACTGCCCCCGCAGGACGGCAGCCTTCACTGCAGCCGAGgactg tcTACTGGTCCTGGGTCTGAGGAACATGGAGGGTTCCAGTGATCCCACTAAGCTGGTGTCCCAGTTTGTGCTGAGGAAGACTCTGGTCCAGGTCCGCCGCCGCATCCTGCAGTGCTGCCGGCCGGGCGTCCCTGACAACATCGTCAAG GCCTTCAGGTACCAGCGCCTGCTGAGACCGATGATGGTCACCTGTAGACCGCTACACCCTCCAGAGCCCCGCCCCCCCCTGGAGAGAGACGAGACCACCATGCCCCCCTGgctgcag AGGAGTCTTCCTGTCATCTACTCGTCCATCAGAGAATATAACCGCCTGCCTGGCTCCGCCCCCGAGGCCCCGCCCCCCCACAGGTCAGGTGGTTCTGTGCTTGGCTCCGCCCCCGAGGCCCCGCCCCCCCACAGGTCAGGTGGTTCTGTGCTTGGCTCCGCCCCCGAGGCCCCGCCCCCCCACAGGTCAGGTGGTTCTGTGCTTGGCTCCGCCCCCTGTAAGGCGTACAGCTTCCCGGCGGGGGGGCGGTACCCGCCGCGGCTCCCCGCCGGCCTCGCCTTCAGACGCCTCGGCTTCGTGGCGCTGCAGCAGCcccgccctcctcctcctggctcCGCCCCCCTGCCCAGCCCACAGTCTGGCTCCGCCCCTCTCCTGCGGCGCCTCCTCCTCACCCGGACCGACTCCCCCGCTGAcatcaccacctcctcctccgtctccaCGACGACCCGGGAGCGAATCAGACGCCACTATCAGAGCCTCGCCGGCCTGAGGAGGAGGGGCCGTGACCAAGGCCCCGCCCCCTCTCCGGGggagggtgatgatgtcatcaggaccaatgaggaggaggaggtggaggaggagagcgaGGTCGTCCTGGCGCTCTCAGAGTCTGACCCCGAGGAGGCGGAGCCAGAACAGGAAGTGACGCTGACGCCATccagagcagaagaagaagaagacgggTCGTCCTCGGAGGATGGCGAGGACGCGGCGTTCGCCGAGGACTACCTGCTCAGA GTGTGTGACGGCGTGGCGGCGAGCGCCGGCGTTCCcgagcagctgctgcaggtgcTGGATCAGACCGCGGCGTTGGGGGCGGAGCTTCTGTACGACGGTCTGAGCGGCGTGCTGCGGCCGTGGCCTCAGCTGCTCCGAGACTTCGCCGCATTCCTGAACCGACGCCAGGCTGAACGCTGTGGACTG ctggaggagcagcagctgtTTGAGCGCAGTCGGAGGTTCCTGCGGCGCCTGGGGCGGAGCCTGGGATTAGGCTCCGCCCCCTACCAGCAGGTGGTGTCCGTGCTGCAGGGAAGCTCCGCCCCCTCGCCCCAGGACCAGGACAGG ATCTCGTCTCTGCTGCGTTGCCACGGCGACCTGCACAGGGAATTCTGGGAGTTTTCCCAGCAGCTTCATGGCTCCACGGAGACGCACCGCGTTTCCCAGAATCCTCCTGACGGGGACAGGAAGAGGGCGGAGCTACGGGAGGCGGAGCTACGGGAGGCGGAGCTACGGGGGGCGGAGCCAGAGAGGCCGGTCGGCGCCAAAAACATCTCCATGACCTCGAACGGAGAAAAGGTCGTCGTGTGGACACg CGAGGCGGACCGTGCCATCCTGACGGCGTGCCAGCAGCGAGGAGCCAATCGGAGGACGTTCCGGCAGGTCTCCGCCCAGCTGGGCAACAAGACCGCCCAGCAG GTGAGCCTCCGGTTCCACGACCTCATCAACCTGTTCAGACAGTCCACTTCCTGTTCCTCTACGGATCAGCCAATCAGCTGA
- the LOC131985498 gene encoding C2 calcium-dependent domain-containing protein 4C-like — MSAVKSGSSLRSLVLTPQRTPSFVVPSRSPLLFASPRLHRPSSDWTRLLSDQDQDQESPAASPPARRLSSEASPRFLLRLPRLRTPRRAAAESADTDLTTRAAMSLPHVGKVTTPYGFTAVLAASPCTRRRESLFHRRKPVTVTVMDADQQGPGPGPGPGPGPSRSRVSLRPIRALGQQVMKELKALSPAPRRPRPRDVP, encoded by the coding sequence ATGTCTGCGGTGAAGTCCGGTTCTTCTCTGCGTTCTCTGGTTCTGACGCCTCAGCGGACGCCGTCCTTCGTCGTCCCGTCCCGCAGCCCGCTGCTCTTCGCCTCGCCGCGGCTCCACCGGCCCTCGTCGGACTGGACCCGGCTGCTGtcggaccaggaccaggaccaggagagTCCAGCAGCGAGTCCTCCGGCCCGCCGTCTCAGCTCCGAGGCCTCGCCGCGCTTCCTGCTGCGCCTGCCGCGGCTCCGGACTCCTCGCCGCGCCGCCGCCGAGTCCGCCGACACGGACCTGACGACCCGCGCCGCCATGTCGCTGCCTCACGTGGGGAAGGTGACCACGCCCTACGGCTTCACCGCCGTGCTCGCCGCCAGCCCCTGCACACGCCGCCGGGAGTCCCTGTTTCACCGGAGGAAACCGGTGACAGTGACTGTCATGGACGCCGACCAGCagggtccaggtcctggtcctggtcctggtcctggtcccaGCAGGTCCCGGGTCAGCCTGCGGCCAATCAGAGCCCTCGGTCAGCAGGTGATGAAAGAGCTGAAGgctctaagccccgcccccaggaGGCCCCGCCCCCGTGACGTCCCATGA